The DNA sequence AGCCCTGTAGATGTTTCTATTCACTCCGTTGAATACCTAACCAAGCCATTGTGCAACGTAGTACATAGCAGCTGCCTTTGTAACCGGCGCTACAAAACCCTGTTCACACCTTGAAATCGATTTACGTCACAGAAATAAACGAGAGCGTTGCGAAGGGAGCattcaaacacacgagtaaatagaaaaacatcCGCCACGTCCAGCTTCCAACATTCGCACTATTATCTCGTGGGAGCCAATCCAAAATGGAGAACGCGACCGCGAAGCCCCATTGGCCGGCTGACGGCCAGCCTGCCTCCTCTTCCCTAAGCTCCGCCTACGGCCGAGAAAAAACTTTCCAGAATTACGCTCTACCTCCCAGCGACCGCACATGCTCGGGCGCATCCCTTAACACCAAACACATCTCTACAACAAAGCATCTAGTAACTTCAAGTACAATTTTAAAAACGTGTTAGAATCGTATCACAGATTTGGTGCTCGTATTGATACAGATAACGCTATCCCGCTTAATCATTAAGGTATTCACGGTGTCAGACAAGGATAGGGCGATAAAGTTTTGAGTGtcgtttgaaaaaaatatgtgttcGCGTTCAGTGTTCGTCGGTTCACCTGGCGTGCGGGCGCGCGGTCGATAGCGCACGGCGCGGCACTAGCCCGTTTTAAAATTCGAACACAGCGAATATCGGGACGCCAATCGCCGGCGCGGTAGCTCTCTCACCCGTCGACGTAGTGATGTGTGTGTAAATATCGACATCGACAGCGGTGATCGTGACAAACATGATGACTATGGACGTCGGGATGTACAACAACCAGCAGAATTACGGCAGTGCCGAGTTTTACCAGCAGGGGGCAGGGTACCAGCCGCCTTATGAGGGGTACCATGAAGGGTACTACGAGCCGGCGACGCATTACTACGAGCCCTTGCTTCACCAGCCAGCTCACGAGCACCCTCCGCCTGTCATAAGCACCGACACTGGGCTATGCTACACGAACTTGGACTACGGTGAACTGCAACAGAATTACCAGTTGCACCCGATCCAGACGCACCCTGAGCCCTTCAAACATCGCGAAGAAACTCTCCGCCACGAAGACATGCACTTACACGAGCACAAACTAGACAATCATTACTTGGAGACGAAGTATAACATGCATTTTGTGGATGAAGGGTCGATGGCTTTTAACCCGTCGTCTCCGTTGGCTTGCGGGGAGTTCGATTACCAGCCCAAGGAGGAGTATGGGGGGCTGCGGGAGTTTAGAGAGGAGTGTGCGCACGCGGCGCCGCCCGGCCTGCCGCCCGCGCACGCTGTGCCCACGTACAAGTGGATGCAGGTTAAGAGGAATGTGCCTAAACCATCAGGTAAGGACTCCAGCTCATTGTGATTGAATTAGTTACACCTAAAttttaggcgttactttgcagataTATAGCCACTATCCATTGTACGTAAGGGCTTTACAAATTTTTATGACAGCTCAAAAAAAAGGCTGATTAAATTGCCttttgtattgtgtgtgtgtgtctttcgtgttttaaagtaaagtaaagtagtAAAAGAATTTCTTGGTGGACGAACCGACTGAATTATCCCACGATGGAACCTTTACACATAAAAAGTCAtaatgacatcgcattgcttgacaagagaATTAATGATGTAATTTACTGCGTAAACGTACTATTTCGCGAATTCCAGGAAAACAGTCCTAAAAGTGgaggaaaacaaacaaataggagaaattaaaaattaatttaaacataggtaggtacatgtattatatatacatacatacataatacatacatactaatacaCAGAATGATAAAATACTAAACGtggaaattataataaaaaaaaaggaataaagaaGCGAAAGTAGAGCGAAAATCAGGTAAGACAGAGATAAATACTTAGAGAGCCTTGATGAGATTAAATTAGTGGCGAAAATAGACAATGGTTATATAATATATTCAAttataattttcggtaaaactaggtatttattaattagaCCAACTTTACAGACTGGTTCAGGTCAGGTTAAGTACTtaggtttatttaaaaacaatcctGTTATGTTTAGAAAATTGCATATAGGTATATATGCATTTTGTTCTCTATTTTTGACCTCATCTAAGCtacttaattttacttactagaCCTAagattatttcatgtttttatcaGGTACCTTACTTTTTtacaagaattgaattgaatagtgGAGAGACAATAATGGTTCGCCATTGTGATAGAGTTATAGGCACAATGatctaataacaaaaaataaaaagttaagtaGGAAGAAGGTAGAGGGTAGGGTTGTTAATTGAAATGAAGAATTTCGTTttaaaaagatgaaaaaaattCAACTGCAAAAATAAACAGGAGTGAAAGCAATAAACGAAATGACTaaaatattgatttataaaGATGACGCAAAATTGTATTCCTTCCAGTATTAAGATAACTGTAAGTTTCTTAACTCATTTCTAATGTAACATCAGATAAAtctgtggtctaccaccctagagctgataatcgtttgcatgacataaaacaataatgccaatgaTACCTAACTAAAAACTGCTATAAAGTGGAAATCGCTACCATGGTCTGTATTTCCAAATAcatacaacttagggatctgcAAGACTAGAATAAAtaagctgttactgaaccagtgagaacCAGAGGGAGAGGTCAGTCATGCGTCAGTTTtatgaaataacctaaccatgaaaaaaacatttttaataccagcttttttgctgattgtttttttttgttaactgtacttgcattgtcacccaaactaaatatgcatacgaaatttcaagtcgatgctattaaccgttgaagagtaccgtcctgcggagacgattctggctggactactaggatgtcactaccagattattgtattgtcacgcgttttacataagtattccaaacttcaagtcaatctaactactggaagttggtcaaatttaacttgcaaaatttgattacaggcagacagacagacagatagacagacaatgggacaagCGAAACTAaatcaaagcttgtaaaaagaaatGTTTAACACAATTTGTAAACATATTTGTGTTTTATTGACTTGAATAAAACACAAGACTATAATAACAATCGAAAATAAAACCTAGCATTTGGAATTCGTTTAAAGTAcgaaacatttatttgacacaGCCGTCCGTCGGAGtgtttataaagaacaaaattcACGTAACAAATAATTCACAGAGTTAATTAACCTCAGCTAGCTCCCTCGCGGAAAACGGTCGTGCGTGCTCGCTCAGATAATACGCACGACAGTGAAAGTGTTCCCTAAGCATTTAACTATGCTTTaatagagaaaaaaatgttgaaactaTAACTGGATTCTTGGCAATACCATTCATATGGCAGGATACACATGTatggttttccatcgtattttatcgaaaaAGTTCTTATATTTATGATAGGTACTCTCTcaatcgcggtggatgcggaaagcacaagaccggtctgagtggagagtcttgggggaggcctatgtccagcagtggacgtctttcggctgacatgatgatgatgatgatgatggagacTCCCAATTGGCTTCAGGGCCCATCGTAcagccgtacatttttcattttgacatttgactctttatttataaagtttcgTATTAATGGTCATGAAAATGCACtgatttaatacaataattgattgacacttcttTGTGCTGTCGTATTTCGGGAGATACGACTTTTTCCTATGGAAAACCATTAAACCGCATTCACACTATCTGTCGTggtgtgttgtgatgctctctgtctctctctccctctctctctatATAGttttgatgcgacacaacacaaacTGTCGTTTTAAGGGGatatcccatgccccaatgaccttcgatctgaattccttagtttactaatgatttttgtagcttattatatagtatcccatatttacttcaaagttcattgttttcgagatatttggcatcaaagttgaacaattttaggccaaaaaactggttttctggccataacttttgtgttaattagtttcaaacgaaaaccctcgaccagttttaaaagacgtcaaagacgaacccaaatgtgtagatttcgtatatgttagatctttcacgttaATAgaaatacgaaataagtgttttttcagacaatattaaaaaaaaacatacaaaattaagtattgatttttttcaaaatccggtagacaaaaatggagataaaagattgaagaaccgatagccgttagacttataattctatcagtagtgcaaaagtaggagatacgattcaaaacttgtcaataatcgatgaaaacctcgggtagccccttaatacAATGCATCAGATATATATGAACGcaaccataataatataaaatgtatgaaaccgataccgctttgatgcgtcacgacacaacacgacatataaaataatgtaaatgcggCTTTAGGTACGCACTACATATATCTGTATGGACGAGGGAGCGTCTTCACTCTTgagtatacttcgtttttttagcattagaaagaagttaAGCGATCTAGACGAATCTTTTTatagaaaaacacttttgaaaaatgagttacatcaaatatgtaacaatcagcaaggacatatgatcatttacctACATTCTTTTTGTATCATCAGTActattactgttttttaaaaaacgtttttcaagaaaaagactcgtcaagattgtttacactttttctaatgctaaaaaaaacaagtatagtTATTAGTATTTCATTGGTCCGCACGAAACAGTTTGCTTCTAATTCATAATGAGATAcgctcccatcgtctgtatttccaaataaatgCAACCTAGAGCTGTTCAAGACTAGAGTGAATacgctgttactgaaccagtgataTACTTTAGCcgcatctgcacttttcatcggGTGGGATAGAGATCAATCACCGGTCTgttttaggtaaaaataaaatatttcgagCCATTGGCctataataaaattagaaagaaagaaagaaaatgtataTTCGCAATATACATTAACTTGAATTTAGGTAGCATACATCAGGTacataacttaatgtttaagtaaacttatagctagccgaaaggg is a window from the Choristoneura fumiferana chromosome 13, NRCan_CFum_1, whole genome shotgun sequence genome containing:
- the LOC141433887 gene encoding uncharacterized protein isoform X2 codes for the protein MMTMDVGMYNNQQNYGSAEFYQQGAGYQPPYEGYHEGYYEPATHYYEPLLHQPAHEHPPPVISTDTGLCYTNLDYGELQQNYQLHPIQTHPEPFKHREETLRHEDMHLHEHKLDNHYLETKYNMHFVDEGSMAFNPSSPLACGEFDYQPKEEYGGLREFREECAHAAPPGLPPAHAVPTYKWMQVKRNVPKPSAPKLMIPPADFVAQGVMGSPQELRTPTGSQMLANPLLNLNNTGRTNFTNKQLTELEKEFHFNKYLTRARRIEIASALQLNETQVKIWFQNRRMKQKKRIKEGLIVAPEVATVSQSEAVGSSENSRESS
- the LOC141433887 gene encoding uncharacterized protein isoform X1 is translated as MMTMDVGMYNNQQNYGSAEFYQQGAGYQPPYEGYHEGYYEPATHYYEPLLHQPAHEHPPPVISTDTGLCYTNLDYGELQQNYQLHPIQTHPEPFKHREETLRHEDMHLHEHKLDNHYLETKYNMHFVDEGSMAFNPSSPLACGEFDYQPKEEYGGLREFREECAHAAPPGLPPAHAVPTYKWMQVKRNVPKPSAPKLMIPQADFVAQGVMGSPQELRTPTGSQMLANPLLNLNNTGRTNFTNKQLTELEKEFHFNKYLTRARRIEIASALQLNETQVKIWFQNRRMKQKKRIKEGLIVAPEVATVSQSEAVGSSENSRESS